The Steroidobacteraceae bacterium genomic interval CCGCAGGCCGCGATGAACGACGCGTTCTGTGGTGTCGGCATGTGATCCGCATCGACCAACCAGGCCTCAAGCTCGATGCCGACGCTGTGGTTCGAATCGGCCGCGAAACGGCGCTCGTCAAACCAGCGCTTCAGGTGTTTCGTCTCGTCGCGCAGACGCTCGCGGAACACCGTGTGATGGCGGACCGTGAACGCTTCCTCAATTACCTCCTGACCCAAATGCGCGACCCCCGATGGTCACTGGAAAAGAATCGAACCCAGCAGAGCAAATCTGTCTCGACATTGCAACTTCAGTGCAATCCCCGGCCACTGCAGGGCAATGAGTATGCCCCGAATTGCGCGAACCGACCGACCGGGGAATGCTCAACGAATAACTGGAGTGGGATCACGACCCAGAAGCTCGGGCAAGCGATTGATCCGCGGCACGTTGTCCCGGCGCAGCAGCTCCCAATGACCGAAAGAGAATGGTGTCAGTCGGAGCAAGTCACAAACGTGTGCGGCCAACCTCGCCGCGATGCCAGGTATGGGAATCGCAATGGACCGGCGCCTCGAATAACGCCGGCGCAAGCCACGGATATACTGCTCGAAAATGAAAGACTGTGTTCCGCCGAGCTCGAATATGCGTGAGTCGGCGAGTCCCAGTTCGGTGTCCGATGCGAGACACAATTGCGCGAGCGCTAATCCGGCGTCACCGGCCATTAGCGCCGCAATCCGACCTCGCGCATCGGCCGGCACCGCGAAAATTGGCAGGCGCGCGACGCCGCGGAGCCAGGCAGCACCGTAGCCGCCATCGCCATCCAGAAGCGACGGACGCACGATTATCCAATTGGCCGCAAAAGACTGGATCGCCTGTTCGCCATTCCTTTTGGAGGTGAGAAATCCGCTGCGATCTCGCGAACCGAGGCCGAGCGCCGAGACATGCACGAACCGGGTCCTGCTGCCAGTACAAGCCTCGGCAATGGCAGAAGGTGCCTGGTGATGAATGCGATCATAGGTTGCGTCGCGAACAGGCCGAAGTATCCCGACGCAGTTCAGGATTACGTCGAACTCGGCTACAAGTTCGCACCAATCCGAAGCGCGAAGTCTTTCTTCAAGTCGAATCGGCATTTCGCCGTTGATCCCTTGACCCAACCGTGCAGTGCGCGTGCCAATCGTGACCGGGACGCCACGAGTATTGAGAGCGGCAACCGCGTGTCGGCCGATGAACCCATGGCCGCCCAGCACGAGAATTCGTGGCAAGGAATTCAACTGCCCCCTGTCGTCGGCAAGCGCCGCGCCTCTACCATGATCGTCACGGTAGCCGCCCGATCAATGTCAGCAGCTAGCGGTCGTCGCGCGGAGTCGAGCCGAATTTGATAATACGGCGAGTCTTGTGGAAATCGCGCAAGAAATCTTTCCAGCTTGGTCCGAATGGCGGGCTTATCGTCAACAGTTACATCGGCACGGTAAGCGTGGGGCTTCCCCGCAATTGTCAGTATGACTTCGGCGCCATCCTGCAGATTTCGCCACCACTGGTTGGTCCTTGCTGTGAAGCAGCGAACGGTGTCGGCATCCCTCATGTATCGCACAGGCGTCGTATACATGCGGCCGCTGCGCCGACCGCGAAAAGTCACCAACATCAGATTCGATGACCAAAGCGGGTGAAACGGCGAACGCAACAACCAACGCACGAGAGGGTTGATTACCTTGAAAGCGGAGTCAGGAAAGCGCGGCGGCATGCACGATACGGGAAATCAGGTCGCAAATTTCAGCCGGCCATGTTCTGCGCTGCCAGAGGAGATTGCAAGGCAATGCGGCCGTGCCGACGAAGCGTGCGGGGAGCAACAGACAATACTATTGCGGCGAAACCTGCGACCAGTGACCGTCCCAGCTGTCGAGATCGTAGCGGTTCGTGACCGGGAATCCCGGCGGCCGGCGCTGCTCAAAACGCGGGTCGTAGCGAACTTTCATCGCGTAGCGTGGCTCACTGACCGAAACCGTACCCGCGCTCAGACTACCGAATATCGATAGTGTCGAAGAACTGCGTGTATATGGCCGGCGCACAACGAAGCGTTGCCGGGCATAGACCGCAGCATCGACCATCAAATCGCCAGGTCCGGTCACGTCCGGGTCGGCGATATGTACGTCGCGGTCCGAGGCCAGGCCGAGGAAATCGTCGCTCGGTTCGCCTCGGCGCACGTTGCGGGCGTATACCGTATCGCCGGTGATCTCTATCTCATCACGTGAAAACACCAGCACCCGGCCGCGTACCCGGCCACGTACACGTAGCTTCACACCCGGTTTCGCCATGAGAAAGAGCGGCGTGTCGCCGACGGTCTCGCGCTGTTCCGGCACGTCATTGGCAAAATCCTGCCAACCGTAGCTGCCATCCGAGTAGAACACGATCTGGGTATCGCGATCAAAAACGCGTTGCCGCGACTCACTTGAGTTGCGATTCGAACCGTCACCTGGAAGTTCGAGTTTCGGCAATGGAATCGGTGCGGCGCGCAATCTGATGCCGTCTGGAAAAAGATCGGCGACCCGACTGCCCAAACCTTGCCGTGTAACGACGTACTGCCGGGCGGCGCTCGAAACCGAACCATGGAAGCGCGGTCCGACCCCGTTGATCCAACCGAGTTGTATGGGTGAATTGCTGTGGAAGCGTCCGAAGAACTCGTCATCATGCAACTGCATGGTCTCGTCCCACTCGTCGACAAGATGGGTGAAATTCGAGAACGCCAGTCGCTTCATCTGCATGCGCGTTTCAAGCATCTGACCGGCGACGTCGGTCGTTACAATGACGGTAACGCGTTCCAGATCCATGAGCTCGGTCGCTGGCGGGCGTTCAAGACGTACCGTGTACCGCCGGCCATCGCGCCGCCACGTCACGGGTTGCGCGGGATTGGCCCGGTTCCCCCATTTACGGACGATCTCGCGGGACTTCTCGATGAGCATGTTCTTTTCCGTCTCCGCCACAGCCGTAGTCTGCGACGCAGAATCCGCCGAGGTGAATTCAGCTACTGCGGTCGTGGTGAGAGCATCGCTTTCAGTAGCGACAGCTGAGGCGGGCGCCGGCCCGGTATCGATCGCCGGGTCGGAAGTTGGCATTGATTCGTCCGCAACCAACGGTTCCGTCATTGGCGCGACCGCCGCCGGCGGGGCTGTGGACGTGACAGGCATCGACTCACCGACCTCCGCCATGGGAGCCGCGCGGGGCTGCGGCTCGGCCGTCGATGCAGAAGATCGAACATCGGCCACCTCGTTGTGATCGATGCTCTCCTCGCCCGGGGCCTCCAGCCACAAACGCAAATCGATGGGAACGGTCGCGTCAGCCGTCAACGATGTCGGCACGCGCCATAATGCAATCAATGAGGCATGCAGAAGCAGCGACACGGCAACCGCGCGCTTTATGATGCGACGATCGTTGGCTCCCATCTCCGACATGGCCTGTAAGTTCCGACGGGATCTTGGCCGGACGCTAGCACCGCTGTACACCGCTGTCGAGGTACGAACTGCCCGGCGCTTGACGGAATGCCGCAAACGTTCGACGATGGCCTTCCATTGCAGGAGGACGTCTCATGGCAACTGGAACTTTGGGAAAGTCGTTGCTGCTCGCGGCCTGTGCCGTGCTGACAACATCGGCCGCGATCTCCGGCGAGCCGCAGGGCTATGGGGAGACTCGATTTGTCGGTGAAGTCAGTCTCATACCCAGGAATTACATGGGGTTATGGCGTATAGCTTCACGTCAGATTACGTCTGATGCGCTTACCGAAATCATCGCCATGCGCGGGCCCATCATCGTCGGTGCCTGTGTGCAGGTCGATATGCGCCGCGAAAAAGTAATCAAGATCGAGACCCTGCGCCAGGACGAGTGCTGAGCCCCGGCCCATTTCGATTCTGACCGGCCCGCCCACGGCTAGGCCCACGCCGCGCCTGGCATTGGCGCCCGCCAAAGCCGGCGCTGGCATACAATGCGCGGCGTCCAGCCTCCTTCTGCGCGCTCGCGCATAACGAAGAACCATGAAAGACCTCACCAAGGGACCGATCGGGGCCAATATTCTGGCCATGGCGATACCGATACTCGCCGGCATGTTGCTGCAGACTCTCTATTACATAGTTGATTTGTTCTTCGTCTCGCGCCTGGGCGATGCGGCGATCGCGGGAGTGAGCGCCGCTGGCAACGTGATGTTGATCATTTTCGCCATGACCCAGACCCTCGGCGTCGGGGTCGTGGCGTTGGTGTCACAGGCTGTCGGTCGAGGGGACAAGGCCGAAGCGAATCTGGTGTTCAACCAGTCGCTGGCCATTGCGGCCTTTTGCGCCGCCATGACCCTGATCTTCGGTATTGGCGGTTCGCGCCTGTACATGAATGCGATGGGCGCGGACCTCGCGACTGCACGCGCCGGCACGGAATACCTCTACTGGTTCGTGCCGGGTCTCGCGCTGCAATTCGCCATGGTGTCGATGGGATCGGCGCTGCGCGGCACGGGCATTGTCAAACCAACCATGGTCGTGCAGGCGGCAACCGTCCTCATGAACGTCATATTGGCGCCTGTTCTCATCGCTGGCTGGGGAACCGGGCACGCCCTCGGTGTCGCTGGCGCAGGCCTCGCGAGTTCGATCGCCATCGGCACGGGCGTCCTGCTGCTCACCGCGTACTTCATCAAGCTTGAAAAGTACGTTTCCCTGCAGCGCGCATTATGGGCACCGCGATTCGCTACCTGGGGCCGCATTCTGCGCGTCGGTTTGCCAGCGGGCGGCGAATTCGCGTTCATGTTCATCTATTTCGTTCTTATCTACATTGTAACCCGTCAGTTCGGCACCGAGGCCCAGGCGGGTTTCGGCATAGGTTCGCGCGTGATGCAATCCATTTTCCTGCCCGCCATGGCCATCGCATTCGCGGTCGCGCCTGTGGTCGGCCAGAATTTCGGCGGAGGACATTTCTCGCGAGTTCGCCAGGCGTTCCGCGCCGCCGCCGCGATGAGTTCCGTCGTCATGCTGGCGCTGACCCTCGTATGCCAGATTCACCCGGATTGGTTCATACGGATTTTCTCGACAGAGCCGGATGTCGTCGCGGTGGGCACGCTGTTCTTGCAGGTTATTGCCTGGAACTTCGTCGGCTCAGGGATTGTCTTTACGTGCTCGAGTACATTTCAGGGTCTTGGCAATACACTGCCCTCGCTCGCAAGCAGCGCATCACGCATGTTGACCTTCGCCTTGCCGCTGTGGTGGCTGGCGCGCCAGCCGTGGTTTGAGTTGCGCCATCTGTGGTATCTGTCGATTGCCAGTCTCGCACTGCAGGCCTTGTTGAGCCTCATGCTGGTACGACGCGAATTCCGACTGCGCCTTGCCTGAGGCAGGCCCGCCGTATCGAACGGCGCGCCCACCTCGGCAATTGCGACTCTAGGTTCGGCCCGAGTCCGTTGCGTGCATAGAAGCAAGCACGGTGCTATCGACCTGCTGCACGGCACGCGAGATGGCGGCGCGGCGACATTGGTCGATTTGCTGTTGCCGATGCAATTCGGTACGACCTACCGATGGACAGACAAGCCGGGCCGCTGCTTTGATGCGTCCATATAGCGTCTTTGCGCCTTCGACCGAGGCCAGGTTCAGATCCGCATAGCTTACCGTGATGGTTGGTGCACCCTCCGCCGTCTCACCCGCCTGCAGCAGTATGGGCGCCGGTGAAATCGCGCAACCCAGCACCATACTGACGAGCGCCGTATTGAGGCCTTTCGATGACATGTTGCTCTCCTTCATCGCCTGTGTTTTGACCGACGACTTATGAAACCCCATGTGCGACATGGATCGCCATGTCCGGCTCTCGAGCTCATCCCCGGTACCGACGAACCGGGCCGCGCGGCGCGCAGGTTCTTCGATCGCAGGTGCGCGCTTGCACTCGGCTGCCGCAGGCCCCGTCCCCGCATAGGACGAGATGGTCCCCGTGATCGAGCCAACTGCGTCGCGAAGCACGGCCAACGGGTTATTCTTGCGGTCAAGCCATGACGACCCCAGTCAATCAATCGGCCGCGTACGCCCGCTACCAACTGCAATGGCCAGTACTCCTTGGCATCACGACCATCTACTGGCTGTACGCGGGCGTATCTGCGGTGCTGTATGTCTATGGTTTGAATGAATCGGTCATGGCCGTGGCGACGGAACGCGTATTCGCCACCTGGGACGCACGCCTGCTGCAGTACCTGCTGCTTCTACCTGCCTTGATTGGCTGTTACTGGCTATCGCTTCGCATCGGCTGGCGGCCACTTTGGCGCCGCCTGCCGTTGCAGTTGCTTCTGGGCCTCGGCTTCACCCTGCTCGCGCGACCTGCACTGCTCATCGCCACGATGTTGTGCGATCTCGACAAGCTTGCGGCCATGTTTGCCGAGGAGGCATTGCACGGCCACGCAAGCCGTTTCGACATGCTGCGCAGCTACCTTTTGACCTCAGGACTGTCGACCATGGCCGACTTCCTGGTGCGCTATGGATTTGGCCTCGCACTTGTGACAGCCGCGGCGATCTACAAGAATTACCGCGACATCGAGGTTCATATGCAGGCGCTGCAGCGACAATGGAGCAGTGCACGCCTGTCCGCTTTGCGCATGCAGCTCTCGCCGCACGCGCTGTTCAATCTGCTTCATGTCATCCGCGGGCAGATCAGTTGGGATCCGCCCGCGGCCCAACGCATGGTCGTGCAACTGGGGGACATGCTGCGGCGACTATTGCGCGCGGGCGAACAGGAATTCTGCAGGTTACAGGACGAAGTCGAGTTTGCGCGCGTGTACCTGGCACTGCAGCAGCAGCGCTTCGTCGATCGACTGACATTCGAGCTACCGACAACTGAAGAATTGCCCGACGCGTGGGTTCCGAGCCTGATCCTGCAACCACTGATCGAAAATGCGGTGACTCATGGGTTGGCCGGCCATAGCGGCCCGAATCGGGTCAGTCTGGAGGCAATTGCCGAGGGTGACAGACTTCAGCTAAGGGTCTGCAACGACATCGCAGAGTCGCCCCGCATATCCGAAGAGCGCATTGGCACGAGCAACACTCGCGAGCGTCTCGCTGTGCACTTTGGCGAGCGCGGGCAGCTGATGTCGGGCGCAAGTGGCGACCACCGCTGGTGCGCCACCATAGACATGCCGATGCTGCGCGACCTGCCGGGTGCCAGTTGAGCGACAAGCGCAAAACAGCGCAAGCCAGGATCACCGGACGGCTTCGGGTTGTCATTGTCGATGACGAACCTGCGGGACGGCGCGCCATCCGTGATGGCTGCGGGCTATTCGACGATATCGAGATCATCGGCGAGTTCGGCGATCCGCGCGCCGCACTCGTTGCGATTCGCAGCGAAAATCCCGACGTCGTATTCCTCGATATCAAGATGGACACCATGAGCGGCATCGACCTCGCCGCGGGACTTCAGAACCCGTCACCGCCCATTGTTGTCTTCGTGACCGCCTTCGACGAATTTGCACTGCAGGCGTTCGAAGTGAGCGCTGCGGATTATCTGACGAAACCATTCGACGATATCCGGTTTCGAAAAATGGTCGAGCGGGTACGGCATCGCCACAGCGCCGAGTCCGCGATGGATCGTGAGCAGGCTCTCGCCAGCGTACTTGAACGCTTGAACATGCCGCCGCAGGCGAACGCGCCCGGTCCACAACGCCTGCTCGCCGAAGCGAACGGGCGTTTTCAGATGCTGGAGGTGAGCGCCATCGAGGTTGTCGAAGCGAACCGCAACTACGTGAGGATCACTGTCGGAAACGAGAGTTTTCATGCTCGTAGCACGCTTCAGCACGCCGAAGAGACACTACGCAGCGAGCCCATGCTGCGTATCAGTCGTTCGTGCCTGATCAACACCAGGCATCTGCGCGAGGTCAATAAGACATTGCGGGGCGATTTCATTCTCGTACTCTCGGGAGGCACGACTGTTACCAGCAGCGAAGGTTTCCGCGAACGCGTCCGCGAGTTTCTGGATGGGCTACGACTCCAGCCGGGTCGCGGCTGACGAAGCGAAGCGTCAGGCTGTGAGCGCGGCCTGCGCTTCGGTATCACCCTTTTGAATTGCCAGGTAGTTCGGGCCGGAATCGAAATCGTTCAAAGAGTAGTGAAACTCCTCGAATTTGAGCGGCCAACGCCGCACACGAGCAATGACATAACCATATCCACCGAGCAGTTTGTAGAAATCCCGCA includes:
- a CDS encoding UrcA family protein, yielding MLRDAVGSITGTISSYAGTGPAAAECKRAPAIEEPARRAARFVGTGDELESRTWRSMSHMGFHKSSVKTQAMKESNMSSKGLNTALVSMVLGCAISPAPILLQAGETAEGAPTITVSYADLNLASVEGAKTLYGRIKAAARLVCPSVGRTELHRQQQIDQCRRAAISRAVQQVDSTVLASMHATDSGRT
- a CDS encoding MATE family efflux transporter, which translates into the protein MKDLTKGPIGANILAMAIPILAGMLLQTLYYIVDLFFVSRLGDAAIAGVSAAGNVMLIIFAMTQTLGVGVVALVSQAVGRGDKAEANLVFNQSLAIAAFCAAMTLIFGIGGSRLYMNAMGADLATARAGTEYLYWFVPGLALQFAMVSMGSALRGTGIVKPTMVVQAATVLMNVILAPVLIAGWGTGHALGVAGAGLASSIAIGTGVLLLTAYFIKLEKYVSLQRALWAPRFATWGRILRVGLPAGGEFAFMFIYFVLIYIVTRQFGTEAQAGFGIGSRVMQSIFLPAMAIAFAVAPVVGQNFGGGHFSRVRQAFRAAAAMSSVVMLALTLVCQIHPDWFIRIFSTEPDVVAVGTLFLQVIAWNFVGSGIVFTCSSTFQGLGNTLPSLASSASRMLTFALPLWWLARQPWFELRHLWYLSIASLALQALLSLMLVRREFRLRLA
- a CDS encoding NAD(P)H-binding protein — encoded protein: MLGGHGFIGRHAVAALNTRGVPVTIGTRTARLGQGINGEMPIRLEERLRASDWCELVAEFDVILNCVGILRPVRDATYDRIHHQAPSAIAEACTGSRTRFVHVSALGLGSRDRSGFLTSKRNGEQAIQSFAANWIIVRPSLLDGDGGYGAAWLRGVARLPIFAVPADARGRIAALMAGDAGLALAQLCLASDTELGLADSRIFELGGTQSFIFEQYIRGLRRRYSRRRSIAIPIPGIAARLAAHVCDLLRLTPFSFGHWELLRRDNVPRINRLPELLGRDPTPVIR
- a CDS encoding histidine kinase, whose protein sequence is MTTPVNQSAAYARYQLQWPVLLGITTIYWLYAGVSAVLYVYGLNESVMAVATERVFATWDARLLQYLLLLPALIGCYWLSLRIGWRPLWRRLPLQLLLGLGFTLLARPALLIATMLCDLDKLAAMFAEEALHGHASRFDMLRSYLLTSGLSTMADFLVRYGFGLALVTAAAIYKNYRDIEVHMQALQRQWSSARLSALRMQLSPHALFNLLHVIRGQISWDPPAAQRMVVQLGDMLRRLLRAGEQEFCRLQDEVEFARVYLALQQQRFVDRLTFELPTTEELPDAWVPSLILQPLIENAVTHGLAGHSGPNRVSLEAIAEGDRLQLRVCNDIAESPRISEERIGTSNTRERLAVHFGERGQLMSGASGDHRWCATIDMPMLRDLPGAS
- a CDS encoding LytTR family DNA-binding domain-containing protein, with product MSDKRKTAQARITGRLRVVIVDDEPAGRRAIRDGCGLFDDIEIIGEFGDPRAALVAIRSENPDVVFLDIKMDTMSGIDLAAGLQNPSPPIVVFVTAFDEFALQAFEVSAADYLTKPFDDIRFRKMVERVRHRHSAESAMDREQALASVLERLNMPPQANAPGPQRLLAEANGRFQMLEVSAIEVVEANRNYVRITVGNESFHARSTLQHAEETLRSEPMLRISRSCLINTRHLREVNKTLRGDFILVLSGGTTVTSSEGFRERVREFLDGLRLQPGRG